Part of the Oligoflexia bacterium genome is shown below.
CGCCAGAAATATAGGCTTCTTTAAGACGAAGCATATGATTTTTACGCTTATCTAAACCAAGTTCTGCCCACGGACGAAACGCGCGGCGAGCCGCTTCACAGGCTCTATCAACACTGTCGAATTGAAATGTGCAGGTTATGATTTCTTTTTTAATATCACCTGGATCATGTTTTTGAAACTCACCTTGAGGGTGAGTTGCCTTTATGAATTCGCCATTAATATAATCACCAAGAAATGGAATGGTTTCAAAAATTTTCTGGCTCATAATGTACCTTCAGACAGTGGAGTGAGATATATTTTATCATTAGCAGTCACATCCAATAGAACTTTTGTTGTGTCTGGCAAAATTACTTTTTTCTCTTTAATACTAAAATAAGATAATACAGCCCTAAAACCCTCCGGATGATCATGACCAACGAGAGCAAGAGTGGTAAAGGCTGCAACTTTGCCATCTAATACTTCAAAATGTTTTGCTTTTTTAACGAGAGTAATTTCATCAAGCTGAGCACCGTAATGAGGGCCGCCATCAAAAGGGTCAATTTGATTGAGATATTTAAATCCAATTGATTCTAGCAAATGTTTCGCGGGCATCGTGGATAAACCTACTCGACCAATAACGAAACGAGCGCGTGCATCTAAAATACAAGTATAGATATCTTCTTCAGGAAATAAGTTTTTTATAAACTCTTTGTTTTGCCCTGAAAGATAATCCGCTTCCATATAAGGTAGACCTGTAAATTTTCGCCCCAGAGCTTCCCAAAATTCGCTGCGTCCATCAGCACTTAGAGGGGGCGTGAGTTCACAAAGAATTCTGCTTTCAAAACGTTGACGATGCATGGCCATATAGAGAAAACGAATCAGACTAATTTGTTTTCCTAATTTTTCAGGACGCCTGCGGTATTGATCATTGATAAGTAACCCACCGATTTCTGTGGGGCCGTCTGTATCGTAACAAAGTTTTAAAACCTGATGGATGAATCCAATTCCCAATTCTTTTGAATATTTTTCTTTTTTCGTCACATCAAAATATGTATGAGGAGATTCTTCAGTACCGTGTTTTGCTAAAATAAGTGATGTTCCAATAACTTTCTTTTTTTCAACATCTTCTATAACGAAAAAATATTCACTCTCATCAAGGGCTGTGGTTTCTCCACGAAATGATTTTTGACTGCGTTCAATTTTTTCTGAAACAATACGCTCATCTGCGGGCAAATTTAAAAGAGAAAAACTTTCGGCAAGATCCATGATTGACTTAAAATCACCACGCTTTACTTCTCTGATTAAAAAACTCATATACAAAACCTCTTAACCGCGCCGGCATAAAACTCTGTGGCCTGATCCAGTTGTTTTAAAATGTTATATTCATTAGCAGTATGACTATTACCAATGCTTACGCCTGGGCCAAAAACGATGCATTCAATACCATATTTTCTATAAACGCTGCATTCTGTACCTGATGCCTTCGTGATCGGTTTAACAGAAAGCTTTAATGACTTTGCAATTTCGATTGCGCCGCGCACAAGATCACTCTCAAGTGGGGTCAATGCTGATGGAGAAAATCTTTCAGGTTTAAACTCTGTTTTATTAGCAGTGGAAAAATTTTTCATTTGAGTTATCCACTTTTCCACTTCCGCTTCGCTGATCTGTGGAGTGATACGAAAACTCACTTTAAGATCTACTCCCTCAGTCGTGGTATTAAGAATTCCTGTATTTACTGTCGGGTGTGATGGCGAAAACTGCTCATCATTAAAACTCATAAAATCGCGTTCCATCTTCTGCAAATACTTAACGACTTTAATTAACCGAGAACCTGTTGAATTATTAAACGTCGTGCTGCCGTCTACTTCAACATGCGCATCAGCCGGAACTGTATTCACAGCCGAGCCCCCTCTGGCAGCAAGTACTGCGATACCCTCAGGCATTTTTTCTAAGTACGAAATAAGTTTATAAATGGCATTATCACCTAAATGCGGTGTGCTTGAATGTGCTGCTTTTCCATGAAATATTTTTTCTTGTGACATAATTGTGTCACCACCATTATGGCGAACAAGAAAGTTTTTCTCTTCTTGCGTAAACGGAACATGAAAATCAACTACCAAATAACCATTATTTGCATAAACAATTTGAAGTTCACTTGGTTCGCCAATAATAGCCTTTGATGCATCAATAGCCTTTGTAGTCATTAGATGTTGCGCTCCATGCATACCAACTTCTTCACCAAAGGTACCAACTAAAACAAATGGTGATTTCATCTGAGTTTGTGCAAATTCTTTAACGGCTCGAAGTTTACATAAAAAATCTAATTTAACATCAGCAGTTCCTAAACCATAGATCTTGCCATCTTCAATATGCGCCTCAAATGGGTTCAACCCCGTTTTTGTCCAATTCCCCATTGGGCCTGGCTCGACAGTGTCAAGATGGGTTTGAAAAAGAATTTCCCTTTTCTTCGACGATGACTTTGGCCTGGCCAATAAATTATATTGTTTTTTACCTGAAAGTTGCCCCTCTTGAAGAGTGACTTCAAGGCCCACCTCTTTACAAAGCTCTGCACAAAACAATGCCACAGCTTCATTACCTTCAGTGGGAGAAGAATCAATTCTAATTATTTTTTTACAAAGATCGGTAAATTCCAAATGACTAAGCCTCAGCGTTTTGTTTAAGTGATTTTTCTAAAATCCCCTTGATTTCACCAATGTGCTTGGGCTCAAGAATCGCGGGTAGTAAAAATCGCAATTTATAAGGGCCATGACCACAACTAAAAGAAATCAATCCATTTTGAAACAATGTTTGAAGCAGCTTCATTACTTTATCTTTACTGCCATCATAGGGGGTCAAAGACATCATTAGCCCAATGCCACCAAAATCTTGAATAAGACCTTTACACGAACCGTGTTGTAAATCTTGAAGCATTGACGCAAATTCATAGTGAATTTTATGAACCCGTCCATCATTACCAAGCATTTTAGGATTATCAGCCATCATCATCTGAAGTACTTTTGTGCCGGTAGCGAGTGAAACCGTACTTGCTGTAAATGTTCCCGCAATTAAACCTGGCTTGGGATTATACTCTTCTGTGTATAAAACGGCGCCACACTGCGCTGTTTTTGCAAGTGTGACAATGTCAATATACTCACCCAACCCTAATGTTTGAAACGCAAAAAGTTCACCCGTCCGGCAAAACGTTTGAATTTCATCAGCCCACACGGCAATTTTATTTTCTTTGCATATATTAAATAGTGCTTTGAAAAATTCAGGTGGAGCAGTGTTAAATCCACCTTCTCCTTGAACAAGTTCAAACATAAAACACGCAATATTTTCTGGGTTAGCGGCAATATGTTTTTTAAGTTCAGTTACTGTTTTTTCAGTCGAAGCCGGATCTTTTTTATCATAAAAAGGAAGATACAAAACTTCATTATACACCGGCAAACCAACACGATACTCAGGGTTGTCAGTAATCTCAGCCATTAAAGTTGATCGGCCTGCAAAACAATCTTTAAACGCTAGAATTTTTCGAGCAGGTGAGTTTTTTTGCCGACAAATTTTCAGTGCATTTTCGTTAGCGATAGTGCCGCAAGTTCCGATCCAACCTCGTTTTATGCGTGAACCCTTACTCGCACCCGCAAGTAAAATATTAAGAAGCTCACCGTACTCGCGATTGGGCTGCAGATTTCCCTGCATGATCACATCTTGCATAGATGCTTGAATGGCAACTTCAGTAAGTTCAGTGTGACAGTGACCAAAAAGTTGAATACCGATTCCGTTAATCAAATCGATTTTCACTGAACCATCGTGAAGTTCCACATACGGGCCATGACCCATTCCACTTCCAACATATGGATAAAAAAGATTGCGCCCACGAATCGTGTTGAGTTGATCAAGATAAGATTTGTAATTTTGCACACGCTCAGGATCAGGCGGCTTCACACCGTTTATTTTTTTTTGTGTAACTTGTAGCTCCGCTTTCAAATCTGATATG
Proteins encoded:
- a CDS encoding M20/M25/M40 family metallo-hydrolase, whose product is MEFTDLCKKIIRIDSSPTEGNEAVALFCAELCKEVGLEVTLQEGQLSGKKQYNLLARPKSSSKKREILFQTHLDTVEPGPMGNWTKTGLNPFEAHIEDGKIYGLGTADVKLDFLCKLRAVKEFAQTQMKSPFVLVGTFGEEVGMHGAQHLMTTKAIDASKAIIGEPSELQIVYANNGYLVVDFHVPFTQEEKNFLVRHNGGDTIMSQEKIFHGKAAHSSTPHLGDNAIYKLISYLEKMPEGIAVLAARGGSAVNTVPADAHVEVDGSTTFNNSTGSRLIKVVKYLQKMERDFMSFNDEQFSPSHPTVNTGILNTTTEGVDLKVSFRITPQISEAEVEKWITQMKNFSTANKTEFKPERFSPSALTPLESDLVRGAIEIAKSLKLSVKPITKASGTECSVYRKYGIECIVFGPGVSIGNSHTANEYNILKQLDQATEFYAGAVKRFCI
- a CDS encoding arginine N-succinyltransferase translates to MSFLIREVKRGDFKSIMDLAESFSLLNLPADERIVSEKIERSQKSFRGETTALDESEYFFVIEDVEKKKVIGTSLILAKHGTEESPHTYFDVTKKEKYSKELGIGFIHQVLKLCYDTDGPTEIGGLLINDQYRRRPEKLGKQISLIRFLYMAMHRQRFESRILCELTPPLSADGRSEFWEALGRKFTGLPYMEADYLSGQNKEFIKNLFPEEDIYTCILDARARFVIGRVGLSTMPAKHLLESIGFKYLNQIDPFDGGPHYGAQLDEITLVKKAKHFEVLDGKVAAFTTLALVGHDHPEGFRAVLSYFSIKEKKVILPDTTKVLLDVTANDKIYLTPLSEGTL
- a CDS encoding aminotransferase class III-fold pyridoxal phosphate-dependent enzyme — protein: MTTHAEEFYGSSRIQKLISDLKAELQVTQKKINGVKPPDPERVQNYKSYLDQLNTIRGRNLFYPYVGSGMGHGPYVELHDGSVKIDLINGIGIQLFGHCHTELTEVAIQASMQDVIMQGNLQPNREYGELLNILLAGASKGSRIKRGWIGTCGTIANENALKICRQKNSPARKILAFKDCFAGRSTLMAEITDNPEYRVGLPVYNEVLYLPFYDKKDPASTEKTVTELKKHIAANPENIACFMFELVQGEGGFNTAPPEFFKALFNICKENKIAVWADEIQTFCRTGELFAFQTLGLGEYIDIVTLAKTAQCGAVLYTEEYNPKPGLIAGTFTASTVSLATGTKVLQMMMADNPKMLGNDGRVHKIHYEFASMLQDLQHGSCKGLIQDFGGIGLMMSLTPYDGSKDKVMKLLQTLFQNGLISFSCGHGPYKLRFLLPAILEPKHIGEIKGILEKSLKQNAEA